In the genome of Triticum urartu cultivar G1812 chromosome 5, Tu2.1, whole genome shotgun sequence, one region contains:
- the LOC125510969 gene encoding probable inactive purple acid phosphatase 2 — protein sequence MSPSALLFLLAAHLAAGEATATSTTTLTATPATLTKPDHHAVTLQWSNLPNPGPLDYVAVYSPPTSGDLDYLGFLLLNSSASWATGAGSLALPRLPDLRAPYQFRLFRGSPGQNPRVDQDGDPLPDASRRAAVSGDVAREGSGARPAQLHLAFTDEADEMRVLFVCGDGGRRSVRYGPAGRREEEWEEAPAVASTYERRHMCGHPANHSVGWRHPGFVFDGVMKALRPGTRYSYKVGNDSGGWSETHSFISRDAEANETIAFLFGDLGTYVPYNTYFRTPQESLSTVKWILRDLQVLNDKPAIISHIGDISYAKGYAWLWDHFFEQIEPIAASTPYHVCIGNHEYDWPSQPWKPSWAANVYNGKDGGGECGVPYSIKFRMPGNSSLPTGTGAPDTRNLYYSIDAGVVHFVYMSTETDFTRGSDQYNYIKADLERVNRSRTPFVVFQGHRPMYTSSNETKDTVHREQMIQHLEPLFVDHGVTLALWGHIHRYERFCPMKKYQCLNTSSSFVYPGAPVHVVIGMAGQDFQPSWEPRPDHPDVPIFPQPQRSMYRGSEFGYAKLVATRERLTLMYVGNHDGQVHDMVEILSPQVGTPGGAPGKLVGAMPEKMRYLGVAGGVVLAMLLGFMAGFAVRKKKKAESAGWSRVQEEES from the exons ATGTCGCCTTCGGCCTTGCTCTTCCTGCTCGCCGCCCACCTCGCCGCCGGCGAGGCCACGGCCACCTCCACCACGACCCTCACAGCCACCCCGGCGACGCTGACCAAACCAGACCACCACGCAGTGACCCTGCAATGGTCCAACCTCCCCAACCCGGGCCCGCTCGACTACGTGGCCGTCTACTCCCCGCCGACCTCCGGCGACCTCGATTacctcggcttcctcctcctcaactcctccGCCTCCTGGGCCACGGGCGCCGGCAGCCTTGCGCTCCCGCGCCTGCCCGACCTGCGCGCCCCCTACCAGTTCCGCCTCTTCCGGGGCTCGCCGGGCCAGAACCCGCGCGTTGACCAGGACGGCGACCCGCTCCCGGACgccagccgccgcgccgccgtctcgggcGACGTGGCCCGCGAGGGATCCGGTGCCCGGCCCGCCCAGCTGCACCTGGCGTTCACCGACGAGGCGGACGAGATGAGGGTGCTGTTCGTGTGCGGCGACGGCGGGAGGAGGTCCGTCAGGTACGGGCCCGCCGGCCGGCGCGAGGAGGAGTGGGAGGAGGCGCCGGCGGTGGCGAGCACGTACGAGCGGCGCCACATGTGCGGCCACCCGGCGAACCACAGCGTCGGGTGGCGCCACCCCGGGTTCGTCTTCGACGGCGTCATGAAGGCGCTGCGGCCTGGGACACGGTATTCCTACAAG GTTGGCAACGATTCAGGGGGTTGGAGTGAGACACACAGCTTCATCTCACGCGACGCCGAGGCCAACGAGACCATCGCATTCCTCTTCGGCGATCTGGGCACCTACGTCCCTTACAACACCTACTTCCGAACACCTCAAGAAAGTCTGTCAACCGTGAAATGGATCCTCCGCGATCTCCAAGTTCTCAACGACAAACCGGCAATCATTTCCCACATCGGCGACATCAGCTACGCCAAAGGTTACGCATGGTTATGGGATCATTTCTTCGAGCAGATCGAGCCCATCGCTGCCAGCACACCATACCACGTCTGCATTGGAAACCACGAGTATGACTGGCCTTCCCAGCCCTGGAAACCCTCCTGGGCAGCAAACGTGTACAACGGGAAGGACGGCGGCGGCGAATGCGGAGTGCCATACAGCATCAAGTTCAGAATGCCCGGGAATTCATCCCTCCCTACCGGCACCGGCGCCCCCGACACCCGGAACCTCTACTACTCCATTGATGCAGGTGTTGTGCATTTCGTCTACATGTCTACCGAAACAGATTTTACCCGTGGCAGTGATCAGTACAACTACATAAAGGCTGACCTCGAGCGCGTGAACCGGAGCCGAACGCCGTTCGTCGTGTTCCAGGGCCACCGGCCGATGTACACCTCGAGCAATGAGACGAAGGACACGGTTCACAGGGAGCAGATGATCCAGCACCTGGAGCCCCTCTTTGTGGATCACGGCGTGACGCTCGCTCTGTGGGGGCACATTCACAGGTATGAGAGGTTCTGCCCCATGAAGAAGTATCAGTGCCTCAACACGTCGTCGAGCTTCGTGTACCCTGGTGCCCCTGTGCATGTCGTGATCGGGATGGCCGGGCAGGACTTCCAGCCGAGCTGGGAGCCGAGGCCTGACCACCCTGACGTCCCCATATTCCCTCAGCCGCAGCGGTCCATGTACCGTGGCAGCGAGTTCGGGTACGCGAAGCTTGTGGCCACAAgggagaggttgacactgatgtACGTTGGGAACCATGATGGGCAAGTCCATGATATGGTCGAAATACTGTCGCCGCAAGTCGGTACCCCCGGCGGTGCGCCTGGTAAGTTGGTCGGTGCGATGCCGGAGAAGATGAGGTACTTGGGAGTTGCCGGCGGCGTggtgcttgcgatgctgctcggTTTCATGGCTGGCTTTGCTGTTAGAAAGAAGAAGAAGGCGGAGTCTGCAGGATGGAGTCGTGTCCAAGAAGAGGAGTCCTAG
- the LOC125506153 gene encoding tryptophan synthase alpha chain-like translates to MAFALKASLSVSSSALPLRHPLRRGAGAVAVRAPGRPVVRPVDVVAAVTAPAPARRCASRSATSDRGLSVAEAMSRVRANGKTAFIPYITAGDPDLATTAEALRLLDSLGADVIELGLPFSDPSADGPVIQASAARALAAGATTDTVMSMLKEVTPELSCPVVIFSYFNPIVRRGAGSFAAAAKEAGVKGIIIPDLPYEEMHAFRKKAIKNNLELILLTTPATPLERMKEITKASEGFVYLVSVVGVTGARATVNPCVKDLLQEIRQVTDKAVAVGFGISTPEHVSQIAEWGSDGVIIGSAMVKQLGEANSPGEGLERLEVYAKSLKNALP, encoded by the exons ATGGCCTTCGCGCTCAAGGCGTCCCTCTCCGTGTCCTCCTCGGCTCTGCCGTTGAGGCACCCCctgcggcgcggcgcgggcgcGGTGGCGGTGCGCGCGCCTGGGAGGCCCGTGGTCAGGCCGGTCGACGTGGTGGCGGCGGTGACCGCGCCCGCGCCTGCTAGGAGGTGCGCGTCAAGGTCCGCGACCAGCGACCGCGGCCTGTCGGTGGCAGAGGCCATGTCTCGCGTCAGGGCGAATGGCAAA ACGGCGTTCATCCCGTACATCACCGCCGGCGACCCCGACCTGGCGACCACGGCGGAGGCGCTCAGGCTCCTCGACAGCCTCGGCGCCGACGTCATCGAGCTCGGCTTGCCCTTCTCGGACCCCTCTGCCGACGGGCCAGTGATTCAGGCATCCGCTGCCCGTGCGTTGGCTGCTGGCGCGACCACGGACACCGTGATGTCGATGCTCAAGGAGGTGACGCCGGAGCTGTCCTGCCCCGTGGTCATCTTCTCTTACTTCAACCCCATTGTACGCCGTGGGGCAGGGAGTTTCGCTGCGGCTGCCAAAGAAGCCGGTGTCAAAG GCATTATCATACCCGACCTTCCATACGAGGAGATGCATGCTTTCAGGAAAAAGGCCATCAAGAACAATCTAGAGCTG ATCCTCCTTACAACGCCAGCTACACCATTAGAGAGGATGAAAGAAATCACAAAAGCTTCGGAAGGGTTTGTTTACCTT GTAAGTGTTGTTGGAGTTACAGGAGCTAGGGCGACCGTAAACCCATGTGTCAAGGATCTTCTTCAGGAGATTAGACAG GTCACAGACAAGGCAGTGGCGGTTGGCTTTGGCATATCAACCCCGGAACATGTTAGCCAG ATTGCCGAGTGGGGTTCAGATGGAGTGATCATTGGTAGTGCAATGGTGAAACAATTGGGTGAAGCAAACTCTCCAGGAGAAGGATTAGAGAGGCTAGAAGTATATGCCAAGAGTTTGAAGAATGCACTCCCATGA